The proteins below come from a single Haliaeetus albicilla chromosome 22, bHalAlb1.1, whole genome shotgun sequence genomic window:
- the AMZ1 gene encoding archaemetzincin-1 produces the protein MLQCKHAQEFSFGPRALKDALISTNPALQELYAKAFSRAEKLFLSEAYNPQRTLFCTLLIRTAFDWLLSHPDAPEDFETFYHAMLRRKQNFCRKHIYLQPIDLIEGPAGLSLLDSLQSCVESFFLGLRVKCLPSIPISSIHCCYRHSQDSDRVQLHADGILNFLKNNKPMDALCVLGLTLLDLYPCETWSFTFSKFLPGQEVGVCSFARFSGDFPQAGCSSLNPLTQRERLCEVSKESRDRTLPFSAQEMVQCCKVTCHEICHLMGLGTCRWLQCIMQGALSLDEALLRPLEPCPICLRKLQHVVGFKLIERYRKLYAWTQTVLSTWPRQESADLSASEDILPFSSDSGMCCENDSEAVTSLSEPLTPDTCSQALSIGQELEQDEHSCSLAEAHSQPQLAGSTKSTDIIKDYELWLETCIAALERNVSEEELAQVDKTVDALAKWEMFTGQLPAMKKDLPFARDNTGLRKVLGDKFSSLRRKLSSRKLSKGESSPHRWRWEEN, from the exons ATGCTGCAGTGCAAACACGCTCAGGaattcagttttgggccccgGGCTCTGAAGGACGCGCTGATCTCCACCAACCCAGCCCTGCAGGAGCTCTATGCCAAAGCTTTCTCCAGGGCGGAGAAGCTGTTCCTTTCTGAAGCGTACAACCCTCAGAGAACGCTCTTCTGCACGCTGCTCATCCGGACGGCTTTTGACTGGCTCCTCAGCCACCCTGATGCCCCTGAGGACTTTGAGACGTTCTATCACGCAATgctgaggaggaagcagaacTTCTGTCGAAAGCACATTTACCTGCAACCTATAG ACTTAATCGAAGGGCCTGCCGGGCTCTCGCTGCTGGATTCCCTCCAGAGCTGTGTTGAGTCTTTCTTCCTGGGTCTCCGTGTGAAGTgccttccctccatccccatctCTTCCATTCACTGCTGCTACCGCCACAGCCAGGACTCGGACAGGGTGCAGCTTCACGCAG ATGGGATCCTGAATTTCCTGAAGAACAACAAGCCCATGGATGCCCTGTGTGTCCTTGGACTCACTCTGCTGGACCTTTACCCATGTGAGACCTGGAGCTTCACATTCAGCAAATTCCTGCCAGGACAAG AAGTGGGAGTCTGCAGCTTTGCCAGATTTTCTGGGGATTTCCCCCAGGCTGGCTGTAGCAGCTTGAATCCACTCACACAGAGGGAACGGTTATGTGAAGTCAGCAAGGAAAGCAGAGACCGGACATTGCCATTCAGTGCCCAAGAGATGGTCCAGTGCTGTAAG GTGACCTGCCACGAGATCTGCCACctgatggggctggggacctGCCGCTGGCTGCAGTGCATCATGCAGGGCGCGCTGAGCCTGGACGAAGCCCTGCTGCGGCCTCTGGAGCCGTGTCCCATCTGCCTTCGGAAGCTGCAGCACGTCGTGGGTTTCAAACTCATCGAGCGCTACAGG AAGCTCTATGCTTGGACACAGACTGTATTGTCCACTTGGCCAAGGCAAGAGTCAGCAGACCTGTCCGCCTCCGAGGACATCCTTCCATTCAGCTCAGACTCTGGGATGTGCTGCGAGAACGACTCCGAAGCTGTAACCTCCTTGTCCGAGCCACTGACACCAGACACTTGCAGCCAGGCCCTCTCCATTGGCCAGGAGCTGGAACAGGACGAGCATTCGTGTTCGCTGGCAGAGGCGCACAGCCAGCCGCAGCTTGCCGGATCCACCAAGTCCACAGATATCATTAAAGATTATGAACTGTGGCTGGAGACATGCATTGCTGCCTTAGAGAGAAACGTCTCCGAGGAGGAACTGGCTCAGGTAGACAAGACCGTGGATGCCCTGGCTAAGTGGGAAAtgttcacaggacaactgcCTGCTATGAAGAAGGACCTACCCTTTGCTAGGGACAACACTGGGCTACGGAAAGTTCTCGGAGACAAATTTTCCTCCTTGCGGAGGAAACTGAGTTCTAGAAAACTGTCCAAAGGGGAATCATCCCCTCACCGTTGGCGGTGGGAGGAAAACTAG